The Methanothrix soehngenii GP6 genome has a window encoding:
- a CDS encoding hydroxymethylglutaryl-CoA reductase, degradative, whose translation MITMTSRIPGFYKLPPNERLKAVAEQVAVGSEEISQVERGLVLDQAEKMVENVIGMFQVPLGIATNFVIDGQEVLIPMATEEPSVIAAASNGARMARGGGGFLTSSTGPVMRAQIQATGIDDPFAARQAILLHKDELMAMANELDPMLVKYGGGVKDIEVYVIDSRLGPMVVTHLIVDCRDAMGANAVNTMAEALAPRIEQIAGGRVYLRIISNLADLRLARAKAVFRAEDIGGPEVVDGIILAAELAVVDPYRAATHNKGIMNGVTAVVLATGNDTRAVEAGAHSYASRTGRYMSLTRYERNRDGDLVGTIELPVAVGLVGGATRVHPVAKTAVKILAVKSADDLSRKIAAVGLCQNFAALRALASEGIQRGHMSLHARNVAVQAGAKCDLIELVAARMAAERRINVDRAAELIRELEDRGQEGV comes from the coding sequence CTGATAACGATGACCTCCAGAATACCAGGATTCTACAAGCTTCCTCCAAATGAGAGGCTCAAGGCTGTGGCAGAGCAAGTGGCAGTTGGATCAGAGGAGATCTCTCAGGTTGAGAGGGGTCTGGTCCTTGATCAGGCTGAGAAGATGGTGGAGAATGTGATCGGAATGTTCCAGGTGCCCTTGGGCATAGCCACCAACTTTGTAATCGATGGCCAGGAGGTCCTCATACCAATGGCCACTGAGGAGCCCTCGGTGATCGCCGCCGCGAGCAACGGCGCCCGCATGGCCCGAGGAGGGGGGGGTTTTTTAACCTCCAGCACCGGGCCGGTTATGCGCGCCCAGATCCAGGCCACGGGAATTGATGATCCCTTTGCCGCCCGCCAGGCCATCCTCCTCCACAAGGATGAGCTGATGGCGATGGCAAATGAGTTGGATCCCATGCTCGTCAAGTACGGTGGCGGGGTTAAGGACATCGAGGTTTATGTCATCGACTCCCGGCTGGGGCCAATGGTCGTCACCCATCTCATAGTCGACTGCCGGGATGCCATGGGGGCGAACGCGGTCAACACCATGGCCGAGGCTCTGGCCCCCAGGATAGAGCAAATAGCTGGGGGCCGGGTCTATCTCAGGATCATCTCCAATCTGGCTGATCTTCGTTTAGCCAGGGCTAAAGCGGTATTCAGGGCGGAGGATATCGGCGGCCCGGAGGTGGTGGACGGCATCATCCTGGCAGCAGAGCTGGCGGTGGTCGATCCCTATCGAGCGGCAACCCACAATAAGGGAATCATGAACGGGGTGACGGCAGTGGTTTTAGCCACAGGAAACGATACCCGGGCAGTGGAGGCAGGAGCTCATTCCTATGCCTCCCGAACTGGCCGCTACATGTCTTTAACCAGGTATGAGAGGAACAGGGATGGCGATTTAGTGGGAACGATTGAGCTTCCTGTTGCGGTGGGACTGGTGGGAGGCGCGACCCGGGTCCATCCAGTGGCGAAGACTGCAGTGAAGATCCTTGCGGTGAAAAGCGCAGATGACCTCTCCCGCAAAATCGCTGCGGTGGGCCTCTGCCAGAACTTTGCAGCCCTCAGGGCCCTGGCCTCAGAGGGAATTCAGAGGGGGCATATGTCTTTGCATGCCCGCAATGTGGCCGTCCAGGCGGGAGCGAAGTGCGACCTCATCGAGCTGGTTGCTGCCCGCATGGCTGCGGAGCGGAGGATCAATGTGGACCGGGCGGCTGAGCTGATACGGGAGCTGGAGGATCGTGGGCAGGAGGGAGTTTGA
- the pheA gene encoding prephenate dehydratase, which yields MKTRIGVLGPEGTYSEKAALIWSEGMPSTVLVYFKDFDGVLQAVEEGELDYGIVPLENSLEGAVTVVNDLLLRLNVVIVGEVNVPVRHCLVGQGESEIKIILSHPQALAQCRQFIREHYPGAETRTTGSTSHAARLAQEFGEMAAIADAGAAERYGLRVLARDVQDVRENVTRFIVAGRQIPGATGKDKTSLVIHLAKDRPGALYSILQEFAQRSINLTRIESRPSRRGLGDYYFYIDLEGHQDNSVVLDALEKIREKAGMVKVLGSYPRDS from the coding sequence TTGAAGACTAGGATCGGAGTCCTCGGCCCTGAGGGGACCTACTCAGAGAAGGCGGCTTTAATCTGGTCAGAGGGCATGCCCTCCACAGTCCTAGTCTATTTCAAGGACTTTGATGGAGTCTTGCAGGCGGTGGAAGAAGGCGAGCTGGACTATGGAATCGTCCCTTTGGAGAACAGCCTGGAGGGTGCGGTGACGGTGGTCAATGATCTTCTTCTGCGCTTGAATGTGGTGATCGTGGGGGAGGTTAACGTTCCCGTTAGGCACTGCCTGGTGGGCCAGGGAGAGAGCGAGATAAAGATCATTCTCTCACATCCCCAGGCTCTGGCTCAGTGCCGCCAGTTCATAAGGGAGCACTATCCAGGAGCGGAGACCAGGACCACGGGATCGACCAGCCATGCCGCCCGCCTGGCCCAGGAATTTGGGGAGATGGCGGCAATTGCCGACGCAGGCGCAGCAGAAAGGTATGGCCTGCGCGTCCTGGCCAGAGATGTCCAGGACGTGAGGGAAAACGTCACCCGATTCATAGTAGCAGGGCGGCAGATCCCCGGGGCCACGGGCAAGGATAAAACCTCGCTCGTCATCCATCTGGCTAAGGACAGGCCGGGGGCACTTTATTCCATATTGCAGGAGTTCGCCCAACGCAGCATAAACCTGACCAGAATCGAGTCCAGGCCCAGCCGTCGAGGTCTGGGAGACTACTACTTCTATATCGACCTGGAAGGGCATCAGGATAACAGCGTGGTTTTGGACGCCCTGGAAAAAATTAGGGAAAAAGCGGGAATGGTCAAGGTTCTGGGGTCCTATCCCCGGGACAGCTGA
- a CDS encoding IS110 family RNA-guided transposase: protein MDSDKEIVCGADIHKDFLIATMISRSGLKLQERFNMNQDGLLAFRSWIINHRCQRLAVESTGGFWYPIFTILEGHVEFILANAYQIRNIEHKKTDKLDSERIAIYCLNNLITPSRIYPKDYRDLRSITRARETLVNARSKIKNQIHQSLSTCCIKLSSVISDSFGKSGRYIIDRLLEGKTIDQIISGIPSKRIRKKEDELREAIKNGLDPVQVFLIKANLDVIDDISKKIKILEAEIAEKVKPFEDDLKIILSVPGVGFISAATIIAEMGDYRDFPSADKMAKYFGIVPSVYQSAGKLRTGKITKTGSKHMRRILVEVAKAISRTKKNSRLMRFFQRILARCGKKNIATVALARKVLCIIYHLLMNHENYQEPEVTKTKPKIPSSVSPIRMMDIDEMIKIISQAGYLVEKDLKEGCG from the coding sequence ATGGACTCAGATAAGGAAATAGTTTGCGGAGCAGATATCCACAAGGATTTTCTTATTGCTACAATGATATCCCGAAGTGGATTGAAGCTCCAAGAACGTTTTAATATGAACCAAGATGGCCTCTTGGCATTCAGATCCTGGATAATAAACCACAGATGCCAGAGGCTGGCTGTAGAATCCACGGGAGGTTTTTGGTATCCTATCTTCACCATTCTAGAAGGTCATGTCGAATTTATCCTGGCCAATGCATATCAGATCCGGAATATTGAGCACAAGAAAACCGATAAACTTGATTCGGAACGAATCGCGATATATTGTCTCAATAATCTCATCACGCCCTCCAGAATCTATCCAAAAGACTACCGAGATCTAAGAAGCATAACTCGTGCTCGTGAGACACTGGTCAATGCAAGGTCCAAAATCAAGAACCAGATTCATCAATCACTTTCGACCTGCTGCATCAAGCTCTCCTCAGTCATATCCGACTCTTTTGGCAAATCTGGAAGATATATCATTGATAGGCTTCTGGAAGGAAAGACGATCGATCAGATCATATCTGGAATACCTTCGAAGAGGATTCGGAAAAAGGAGGACGAACTCAGAGAAGCCATCAAGAATGGATTAGATCCCGTTCAGGTATTTTTGATCAAGGCAAATCTTGATGTCATAGATGATATTAGCAAGAAGATAAAAATTCTGGAAGCTGAGATCGCCGAAAAAGTCAAACCCTTCGAGGATGATTTGAAAATTATTTTGTCTGTTCCAGGTGTTGGATTCATTTCGGCAGCTACCATTATTGCAGAAATGGGAGATTACAGGGACTTTCCGAGTGCGGATAAGATGGCAAAGTACTTCGGTATTGTGCCTTCGGTCTACCAATCGGCAGGGAAGCTGCGAACTGGGAAGATCACTAAGACGGGATCTAAGCATATGCGAAGGATCTTGGTGGAAGTTGCAAAAGCCATATCCAGGACCAAGAAGAATTCAAGGTTAATGAGATTCTTCCAGAGGATATTGGCGAGGTGCGGAAAGAAGAATATTGCAACCGTTGCGCTCGCCAGAAAAGTGCTCTGCATCATCTATCATTTGCTTATGAATCACGAGAATTATCAAGAACCAGAGGTCACGAAAACCAAACCAAAAATTCCCAGCTCTGTTTCGCCCATAAGAATGATGGATATCGACGAGATGATAAAGATCATCAGTCAGGCAGGATACTTGGTGGAGAAAGATTTGAAGGAGGGATGCGGATGA
- a CDS encoding SagB/ThcOx family dehydrogenase, whose product MERIIAYHQQTKHQPNRMARGPGRMDWSNQPDPFRSYEGSKRLALDRLGFEGMTGKLRPSPLTSENLSRFFFESLALSGRKAVAGAEWTLRVNPSSGNLHPTECYLLAGGGEELDLSPGVYHYQPKDHSLELLAGIREESWQSLHLPSGTILLILTTIYWRESWKYGARAFRYCMLDLGHALAAAGEAACCLGWTLSLQEELGTDDLARILWNEPDKMTDGPTGKERPDVMLALFSDGRVHRIDECLISGIETEPLSLRPNILSPSIVPWQEIDMVSEAAKKLTTPDIFSRSDVKAEEIARFSLKDNSDPSKETTGYASEHAIREYCHLFRRRRSAQAMDGRATMPLDSFHAILKATMPERAKPGLPWRLQVNPVLFVHRVEEMDRGLYIFLRDERAKEDLRGAMDPDFFWERPSRTPPGLELYQLAQGDARLAAKESSCGQGIASDGCFAVAMISRFEDPIGEYGPWFYSRLYWECGMIGQALYLSSEATGYRGCGIGCFFDDMVHRMLGLFDLGYQDLYHFTVGRALTDPRLIDLPAYG is encoded by the coding sequence TTGGAACGGATCATAGCTTATCATCAGCAGACCAAGCACCAGCCCAATCGAATGGCACGCGGCCCGGGGAGGATGGACTGGTCAAATCAGCCAGATCCCTTCCGCAGCTATGAGGGATCAAAGCGATTGGCTCTTGATCGCCTGGGATTCGAAGGGATGACTGGAAAGCTCAGGCCATCTCCTCTTACAAGCGAAAACCTCTCTCGATTCTTCTTCGAAAGCCTTGCCCTCTCCGGCAGGAAAGCAGTTGCGGGCGCAGAATGGACGTTAAGGGTCAATCCATCCAGCGGCAACCTCCATCCCACGGAATGCTATCTTTTGGCTGGAGGGGGGGAGGAACTGGATCTCTCTCCAGGCGTTTATCACTATCAGCCGAAGGATCATTCCCTGGAGCTTTTGGCTGGCATAAGAGAGGAGAGCTGGCAGTCTCTTCACCTTCCCTCGGGCACCATTTTGCTCATCCTCACCACCATCTACTGGCGTGAGTCCTGGAAGTATGGAGCGAGGGCTTTTCGCTACTGCATGCTGGATCTGGGGCATGCTCTGGCTGCGGCTGGCGAGGCGGCATGTTGCCTGGGCTGGACGCTGTCCCTGCAGGAGGAGTTGGGCACGGACGACCTGGCCAGGATTCTATGGAATGAGCCGGATAAAATGACGGATGGCCCCACAGGAAAAGAGCGACCCGATGTGATGCTAGCCTTATTCAGCGATGGTAGGGTCCACAGAATAGATGAGTGCCTGATCTCCGGGATAGAGACTGAGCCTCTATCCCTTCGACCCAATATCCTGAGCCCAAGCATCGTTCCCTGGCAGGAGATCGATATGGTAAGCGAGGCAGCGAAAAAGCTCACCACCCCTGATATCTTCTCGCGATCTGATGTCAAGGCAGAAGAGATAGCGCGGTTTTCATTAAAAGATAACTCAGATCCATCAAAAGAAACAACTGGCTATGCATCTGAACATGCAATCAGGGAATACTGCCACCTATTTCGCAGGCGGCGCAGCGCGCAGGCCATGGACGGGAGGGCCACGATGCCACTGGATAGTTTTCATGCCATCCTGAAGGCGACGATGCCCGAGCGGGCAAAGCCCGGCCTGCCCTGGAGGCTACAGGTCAATCCGGTGCTCTTCGTCCACCGGGTGGAGGAGATGGACCGGGGGCTGTACATCTTCTTGCGAGATGAAAGGGCAAAAGAGGATCTGCGAGGAGCGATGGATCCGGACTTTTTCTGGGAGAGGCCATCGCGCACGCCACCGGGCCTGGAGCTCTACCAGCTGGCCCAGGGCGACGCCCGTCTGGCAGCCAAAGAGTCGTCCTGTGGGCAGGGTATTGCATCGGACGGATGCTTTGCCGTCGCTATGATATCCCGGTTTGAAGATCCTATTGGGGAATATGGTCCCTGGTTTTATTCCCGGCTCTACTGGGAATGCGGCATGATCGGCCAGGCACTCTACCTGTCAAGCGAGGCAACGGGCTACAGGGGTTGCGGCATAGGCTGCTTTTTCGATGATATGGTTCACCGCATGCTGGGCCTGTTCGATTTAGGGTACCAGGACCTCTACCACTTCACCGTAGGCCGGGCGCTCACCGATCCCAGGCTGATCGATCTGCCCGCTTACGGCTGA
- a CDS encoding M42 family metallopeptidase, whose product MSDIKSLLEKLSNAHGISGWEGSVQKIVREEISPYVDEVRVDKLGNLIATKKGDRPSIMIDAHADEIGLMVKQIDEKGFIRFIRIGGWFDQTLLNQRVIIHTSSGPVVGVIGSKPPHVMKDEDRKKVVEARDMFIDIGCSNQAEVEELGILPGTPISIDREFVPMHGDTVTGKAFDNRAGLVIMIEALKRTKSKSTIYAVAAVQEEVGLKGAKVAAFGLDPDIAIASDVTIPGDHPGIEKKDAPIEMGKGPVLVVADGSGRGLIATPQVIEWLVGTAKEFEIPVQLEASDGGTTDATSIYLTRSGIPTGVISVATRYIHSPVEVLNLNDIERAADLMARSLETASRYFKE is encoded by the coding sequence ATGAGCGACATCAAATCATTGCTGGAAAAGCTGAGCAACGCCCACGGCATATCCGGATGGGAAGGGTCGGTGCAGAAGATCGTACGGGAAGAGATCTCTCCTTATGTAGATGAGGTGAGAGTGGACAAGCTTGGCAATCTCATTGCCACGAAAAAGGGAGACCGCCCATCGATTATGATCGATGCCCATGCGGACGAGATCGGTCTGATGGTAAAACAGATTGATGAGAAGGGTTTCATCCGCTTCATTCGCATTGGCGGCTGGTTTGACCAGACCCTGCTAAATCAGAGAGTCATCATCCATACCAGCTCCGGCCCGGTGGTGGGCGTGATCGGCTCAAAGCCTCCTCATGTTATGAAGGATGAGGACAGAAAGAAGGTGGTAGAGGCCAGAGATATGTTCATCGATATCGGCTGCTCAAACCAGGCAGAGGTAGAGGAGCTGGGAATCCTGCCGGGCACGCCAATATCCATAGATCGAGAGTTCGTACCGATGCATGGAGACACTGTAACTGGCAAGGCCTTCGACAACCGCGCCGGCCTGGTTATTATGATCGAGGCTCTTAAGAGGACCAAATCAAAATCAACCATCTATGCAGTGGCCGCAGTGCAGGAGGAGGTGGGATTGAAGGGAGCAAAGGTCGCCGCTTTCGGCCTGGACCCGGATATCGCCATCGCCTCAGATGTGACCATACCCGGAGACCATCCGGGGATTGAGAAGAAGGATGCGCCCATAGAGATGGGCAAAGGCCCGGTACTGGTCGTGGCCGACGGCTCGGGAAGAGGGTTGATCGCTACTCCGCAGGTGATTGAGTGGCTGGTGGGGACGGCCAAGGAGTTTGAGATTCCGGTGCAGCTCGAGGCCTCGGACGGCGGGACGACTGATGCCACCTCCATTTACCTAACTCGATCCGGGATTCCCACCGGCGTGATCAGCGTCGCCACGCGCTATATCCACTCGCCAGTAGAGGTGCTGAATTTAAATGATATAGAACGGGCAGCAGATCTTATGGCCAGAAGCCTGGAGACGGCGTCCAGATATTTCAAAGAATGA